The following are encoded together in the Glycine max cultivar Williams 82 chromosome 8, Glycine_max_v4.0, whole genome shotgun sequence genome:
- the LOC100779457 gene encoding tRNA-dihydrouridine(20/20a) synthase isoform X2, producing the protein MMKLAGYSLAVSFAPISSNVVKSNKRFTVGISHRNRCSYRLFSTHAQKHQLHEKPGVVARYHLPPWFSVAPMMDWTDHHYRTLARLISKHAWLYTEMLAAETIVHQKDNLDRFLAYSPDQHPIVLQIGGSNIENLAKATELANAYCYDEINLNCGCPSPKVAGHGCFGVSLMLNPKFVAEAMSAIAASTNVPVSVKCRIGVDDHDSYNELCDFIYQVSSLSPTKHFIIHSRKALLNGISPAENRSIPPLKYEYFYGLLRDFPDLRFTINGGITSVDEVSAAREAGAHGVMVGRAAYNNPWQILGHVDAAIYGTPSCDLTRRQVLERYLVYGDSVLGKYGHRPTLRDIVKQWSAMFL; encoded by the exons ATGATGAAGCTTGCAGGATATTCCCTGGCCGTTTCATTTGCTCCCATAAGTTCTAATGTCGTTAAAAGCAATAAAAGATTCACGGTAGGTATATCTCATAGGAATAGGTGCAGCTATAGGCTGTTTTCTACTCATGCCCAGAAACACCAATTACATGAGAAACCTGGGGTGGTTGCCAGATACCACCTTCCTCCTTGGTTTAG TGTTGCTCCAATGATGGACTGGACAGACCATCACTATAGGACTCTAGCGCGCCTCATATCAAAACATGCTTGGCTGTACACGGAGATGCTTGCAGCTGAAACAATTGTTCATCAAAAGGACAATTTG GACAGATTCTTGGCATATTCTCCAGATCAGCATCCCATTGTGCTTCAAATTGGAGGGAGTAATATAGAAAATCTGGCTAAAGCAACTGAGCTTGCTAATGCTTATTGCTATGATGAGATCAACTTAAA CTGTGGGTGCCCTAGTCCAAAAGTTGCTGGGCATGGGTGTTTTGGTGTGAGCCTTATGCTTAACCCCAAG TTTGTTGCTGAGGCCATGTCAGCAATTGCTGCCAGCACAAATGTACCTGTCAGTGTCAAATGTCGAATTGGCGTGGACGATCATGATTCTTACAATGAGTTGT GTGATTTCATATATCAGGTTTCTTCTTTATCACCCACTAAGCATTTCATAATTCACTCGCGGAAGGCACTTCTCAATGGCATTAGCCCTGCTGAAAATAGGAGTATTCCTCCACTAAA ATATGAATACTTCTATGGTCTCTTACGTGACTTTCCTGACCTAAGATTTACAATCAATGGTGGCATTACTAGTGTTGATGAG GTTAGTGCAGCTCGAGAAGCTGGAGCTCATGGTGTCATGGTTGGACGTGCAGCATACAACAA CCCTTGGCAGATTTTGGGACATGTTGACGCTGCAATTTATGGTACACCAAGCTGTGATCTTACACGACGTCAG GTCCTTGAAAGATATCTAGTCTATGGGGACTCAGTATTGGGAAAATACGGACATCGGCCAACTTTGCGAGATATTGTGAAG CAATGGTCTGCTATGTTTCTGTAG
- the LOC102666523 gene encoding LOW QUALITY PROTEIN: TPR and ankyrin repeat-containing protein 1-like (The sequence of the model RefSeq protein was modified relative to this genomic sequence to represent the inferred CDS: inserted 2 bases in 2 codons) — protein sequence MLRGEYVIPVSWERSVEITKFKTLDNNGNEAELGGCDQRIYVENSKVEESLLLMKFYSLSSVVVSHLLSDRISDEFXPFEVSDEEYDIIFFPKSTFVLGRSGTGXTTVLTVKLFQKEYKHHMAVKETYGINSAAIPCLNHDKEYKENSTMNDRPVLLQLFVTVSPKLCQAVKHHVVRLKRIICGGNISAERNSIEEDIVDVDTSIQFKNTPDSFMNLPIDSYPLVITFQKFLMMLDGTVGISYLERFSDLSSDAKNLSARSVALETFIRKKEVTYDRFDSLYWLHFNSQYTKKLDSSRVFTEIISHIKGGMQGVESSDGKLSREEYLSLSENQGSSLTRPKREIIHDVYQSYEKMKNDKGDFDLADIVIYLHRRLKMNKYEGDKMHFLYIDEVQDLTMTQIALFKYVCQNVEEGFVFCGATAQTIARGLDFRFQDIKSLFYMKFVLESKGNTYNQGKVKGKISETFLLSRNFHTHAGVLKLSQSTIELLFRFFPSFY from the exons ATGCTTAGAGGG GAATATGTGATCCCAGTAAGTTGGGAAAGATCAGTAGAGATCACTAAATTTAAGACTCTTGATAATAATGGAAATGAAGCTGAATTAGGTGGTTGTGATCAAAGAATTTATGTGGAGAACTCAAAGGTCGAGGAGAGTTTGTTATTGATGAAATTCTACTCCTTATCATCAGTTGTAGTTAGTCACTTGCTTTCTGATCGTATCAGTGATGAAT GACCGTTTGAAGTATCAGATGAAGAATATGACATAATCTTCTTTCCTAAAAGTACATTTGTATTGGGTCGCTCTGGTACCG AAACCACTGTTTTGACTGTAAAGTTATTTCAGAAGGAGTACAAGCATCATATGGCTGTTAAAGAAACATATGGAATTAACAGTGCTGCAATTCCTTGTTTGAATCATGATAAAGAGTATAAAGAGAATTCTACTATGAATGATAGGCCTGTCTTACTCCAGCTATTTGTTACAGTCAGTCCTAAACTATGTCAGGCAGTAAAACATCACGTTGTGCGATTGAAAAG AATCATATGTGGTGGCAATATTTCTGCTGAAAGAAATTCTATTGAGGAAGatattgttgatgttgataCGTCAATACAGTTTAAGAATACACCAGACTCTTTTATGAATCTTCCTATCGACTCATATCCCCTTGTGATAACATTTCAGAAGTTTCTAATGATGCTTGATGGGACTGTGGGAATTTCCTATTTAGAGAGATTCAGTGACTTATCTTCTGATGCTAAGAACCTCAGTGCAAGGTCTGTTGCTTTGGAAACATTCATCAGAAAGAAAGAGGTAACTTATGACAGGTTTGATTCATTGTATTGGCTCCATTTTAATTCTCAGTACACTAAGAAACTTGATTCCTCTAGGGTGTTCACTGAAATCATATCCCATATAAAAGGGGGTATGCAAGGGGTGGAATCTAGCGATGGTAAGCTAAGCCGTGAGGAATATCTTTCATTATCTGAAAATCAAGGATCAAGTCTTACCAGGCCGAAAAGAGAGATCATACATGATGTTTATCAAAGTTATGAGAAAATGAAGAATGATAAAGGGGATTTTGATTTGGCGGACATTGTAATTTACCTTCACCGTCGTCTCAAAATGAACAAATATGAGGGTGACAAGATGCACTTTTTGTACATTGATGAGGTTCAAGATTTAACCATGACTCAAATTGCTTTGTTCAAATATGTGTGCCAAAATGTAGAAGAAGGTTTTGTGTTTTGTGGGGCCACTGCTCAAACAATAGCAAGGGGACTAGATTTTAGGTTCCAAGATATCAAATCTCTCTTTTACATGAAATTTGTGCTAGAATCAAAGGGAAACACATACAATCaaggaaaagtgaaagggaaaatTTCAGAAACTTTTTTATTGAGTAGGAACTTTCACACTCACGCTGGAGTGCTGAAACTATCCCAGAGCACCATTGaacttctttttcgtttttttccCTCATTCTATTGA
- the LOC100786230 gene encoding uncharacterized protein At2g02148 isoform X2 — protein sequence MNESHRSCLPLHSVEVDEDRASLDTNESSRTTSYDILTVEDVSPIEPARARFLQIVVDHFVEDRVIEMPDSEADCAGQDKMSKRRTSEIQYEGDPNFALPLMYMANMYESLVSDVNNRLASLNGIREKTIGVALEAAGGLYRKLAKKFPKKGPCTFKRRELATSMETRTRFPELVIQEEKRVRFVVVNGLRIVEKPNNVPIDDAEWFKRLTGRSEVAISANDYKFYSPRHKYRRGASISLSNIQDIPQTPCKHHLQSLPHQPQLHPVLQNNQTMHQSQHAGPYSHNPQSGPSHLPEISHAHQPISISQHMTCLQPLTGGNVGGRLHMLPTTPAKFCDECGAPYLRETSKFCSECGSKRLGT from the exons ATGAATGAATCGCATAGGAGCTGTTTGCCGCTTCACAGTGTGGAGGTAGACGAGGATCGCGCTAGTCTAGACACTAATGAGTCTTCTAGAACTACCTCTTATGATATCTTGACAGTTGAGG ATGTTTCGCCTATTGAACCGGCAAGGGCGAGATTTTTGCAAATTGTTGTGGATCATTTTGTTGAAGACCGTGTGATTGAGATGCCAGATTCTGAGGCTGATTGTGCCGGCCAAGACAAAATGAGTAAGAGGAGGACGAGTGAGATCCAGTATGAAGGAGACCCAAATTTCGCCCTGCCTTTGATGTATATGGCGAATATGTATGAAAGTTTAGTTAGTGATGTGAATAATAGGCTTGCTTCCTTGAATGGTATTCGGGAGAAGACAATAGGGGTAGCCCTTGAAGCTGCCGGTGGTTTGTATAGAAAACTGGCTAAGAAATTTCCTAAAAAGG GACCATGTACATTTAAGAGAAGAGAATTGGCTACTTCTATGGAAACGAGGACAAGGTTCCCAGAACTAGTTATACAAGAAGAGAAGCGTGTTCGCTTTGTGGTAGTTAATGGATTAAGAATTGTTGAAAAACCTAATAATGTGCCGATTGATGATGCTGAGTG GTTTAAGAGATTGACGGGTCGGAGTGAAGTTGCTATCTCAGCCAATGATTACAAATTTTACTCTCCAAGACACAAGTATAGGCGTGGTGCATCAATTTCACTTTCAAATATCCAAGATATCCCT CAAACACCGTGCAAACATCACTTGCAGTCATTGCCACATCAACCTCAGCTTCATCCAGTTCTCCAGAACAATCAAACTATGCACCAAAGTCAGCATGCAGGGCCCTATTCTCATAACCCTCAAAGTGGTCCTTCACACCTACCTGAAATTTCTCATGCTCACCAGCCAATATCAATATCTCAACACATGACTTGCTTACAACCACTCACTGGTGGCAATGTTGGAGGACGCTTGCACATGCTG CCAACAACTCCTGCAAAGTTTTGTGATGAATGCGGGGCTCCATATCTGAGGGAAACATCCAAGTTCTGCTCCGAGTGCGGTTCGAAGAGATTAGGAACATAG
- the LOC100779457 gene encoding tRNA-dihydrouridine(20/20a) synthase isoform X1 → MMKLAGYSLAVSFAPISSNVVKSNKRFTVGISHRNRCSYRLFSTHAQKHQLHEKPGVVARYHLPPWFSVAPMMDWTDHHYRTLARLISKHAWLYTEMLAAETIVHQKDNLDRFLAYSPDQHPIVLQIGGSNIENLAKATELANAYCYDEINLNCGCPSPKVAGHGCFGVSLMLNPKFVAEAMSAIAASTNVPVSVKCRIGVDDHDSYNELCDFIYQVSSLSPTKHFIIHSRKALLNGISPAENRSIPPLKYEYFYGLLRDFPDLRFTINGGITSVDEVSAAREAGAHGVMVGRAAYNNPWQILGHVDAAIYGTPSCDLTRRQVLERYLVYGDSVLGKYGHRPTLRDIVKPLLHLFHSEPGNGLWKRKADAAFKNCTTMESFFEETLVAIPDSVLDSPVAEPPPGRDLFANMHNLLPAPYRTREATVIICA, encoded by the exons ATGATGAAGCTTGCAGGATATTCCCTGGCCGTTTCATTTGCTCCCATAAGTTCTAATGTCGTTAAAAGCAATAAAAGATTCACGGTAGGTATATCTCATAGGAATAGGTGCAGCTATAGGCTGTTTTCTACTCATGCCCAGAAACACCAATTACATGAGAAACCTGGGGTGGTTGCCAGATACCACCTTCCTCCTTGGTTTAG TGTTGCTCCAATGATGGACTGGACAGACCATCACTATAGGACTCTAGCGCGCCTCATATCAAAACATGCTTGGCTGTACACGGAGATGCTTGCAGCTGAAACAATTGTTCATCAAAAGGACAATTTG GACAGATTCTTGGCATATTCTCCAGATCAGCATCCCATTGTGCTTCAAATTGGAGGGAGTAATATAGAAAATCTGGCTAAAGCAACTGAGCTTGCTAATGCTTATTGCTATGATGAGATCAACTTAAA CTGTGGGTGCCCTAGTCCAAAAGTTGCTGGGCATGGGTGTTTTGGTGTGAGCCTTATGCTTAACCCCAAG TTTGTTGCTGAGGCCATGTCAGCAATTGCTGCCAGCACAAATGTACCTGTCAGTGTCAAATGTCGAATTGGCGTGGACGATCATGATTCTTACAATGAGTTGT GTGATTTCATATATCAGGTTTCTTCTTTATCACCCACTAAGCATTTCATAATTCACTCGCGGAAGGCACTTCTCAATGGCATTAGCCCTGCTGAAAATAGGAGTATTCCTCCACTAAA ATATGAATACTTCTATGGTCTCTTACGTGACTTTCCTGACCTAAGATTTACAATCAATGGTGGCATTACTAGTGTTGATGAG GTTAGTGCAGCTCGAGAAGCTGGAGCTCATGGTGTCATGGTTGGACGTGCAGCATACAACAA CCCTTGGCAGATTTTGGGACATGTTGACGCTGCAATTTATGGTACACCAAGCTGTGATCTTACACGACGTCAG GTCCTTGAAAGATATCTAGTCTATGGGGACTCAGTATTGGGAAAATACGGACATCGGCCAACTTTGCGAGATATTGTGAAG CCTCTACTCCATCTTTTCCATTCGGAACCTGGGAATGGACTTTGGAAGCGCAAAGCTGATGCTGCTTTCAAAAATTGCACG ACAATGGAATCATTTTTTGAAGAAACCCTTGTAGCAATTCCCGACTCAGTATTGGATTCGCCTGTTGCGGAGCCACCTCCTGGCCGTGATCTTTTTGCTAACATGCACAATTTATTGCCTGCACCATACAGAACAAGAGAAGCAACAGTAATTATTTGCGCTTAA
- the LOC100780523 gene encoding uncharacterized protein isoform X2 — protein sequence MLLGKEATPLCTEVFCTMLPLWLSRIFSTTKWIFIQNRKIKKLKSARERGLKLIALARIIVGAPNQTGLLPSSVHAPPYALKSSVVSAISAASLSICHTKWPTEFKFLPTIQPSLL from the exons atgttattgGGGAAGGAGGCTACGCCGTTGTGTACAGAGGTGTTTTGCACGATGCTTCCGTTGTGGTTGTCAAGAATCTTCTCAACAACAA AATGGATATTTatccaaaacagaaaaataaaaaagctgaAAAGCGCGAGAGAACGAGGTCTGAAACTTATAGCACTAGCACGCATAATTGTTGGAGCTCCTAACCAGACGGGACTCCTCCCTAGCTCCGTCCACGCGCCGCCGTACGCTCTGAAATCTTCCGTCGTCTCCGCCATCTCCGCTGCCAGCCTTTCGATCTG TCATACCAAATGGCCAACAGAGTTCAAATTCCTACCAACAATTCAGCCCTCATTGCTATGA
- the LOC100780523 gene encoding V-type proton ATPase subunit F isoform X1, with amino-acid sequence MANRVQIPTNNSALIAMIADEDTVVGFLLAGVGNVDIRRKTNYLIVDSKTTVKQIEDAFKEFTTREDVAIVLISQYVANMIRFLVDSYNKPVPAILEIPSKDHPYDPAHDSVLSRVKYLFNTESVASGRR; translated from the exons ATGGCCAACAGAGTTCAAATTCCTACCAACAATTCAGCCCTCATTGCTATGATTGCAGATGAG GATACTGTAGTTGGATTTCTGTTGGCTGGAGTGGGAAATGTTGACATACGTAGGAAGACAAATTACCTCATTGTGGATTCAA AAACAACTGTCAAACAAATTGAGGATGCATTCAAAGAATTTACAACAAGGGAGGATGTTGCAATTGTGCTGATTAGCCAATAT GTTGCAAATATGATAAGGTTTTTGGTTGATAGCTATAACAAGCCTGTTCCTGCAATACTTGAAATCCCTTCTAAAGACCATCCTTATGATCCAGCACATGATTCAGTTCTGTCACGAGTGAAGTATCTCTTCAATACCGAATCAGTTGCATCTGGGAGACGCTGA
- the LOC100780000 gene encoding protein SLOW GREEN 1, chloroplastic has product MLTSASSSSSIFSFTPKTLTIPPQQPRFTVRAHSKPPILPNLKTLAGAAVFAAVALQFPSTARASPPPPLETDHRLNVEESLSPLSDLLETNAEALAALKSLLQQKLELGEDDEALAILKRLIAAQPDAADWKFLAARLTAETGDSDSARGYYEEVLAANPLSFEALFENALLMDRCGEGEAAMRRLEEALRVAEEDKMAKEARDVKLIMAQIMFLQKNVDEALVIYNQLTKEDPRDFRPYFCRGMIYSLLDRNEEAKEQFAKYRELSPKKFEVDGYLRTPLSRMKLFSTDES; this is encoded by the coding sequence ATGTTGACTTCAGCATCCTCATCATCCTCCATCTTCTCCTTCACCCCTAAAACCCTAACCATACCCCCACAGCAACCTCGCTTCACCGTCCGGGCCCACTCCAAACCCCCCATTCTCCCCAACCTCAAAACCCTCGCCGGCGCCGCGGTCTTCGCCGCCGTCGCGCTCCAATTCCCCTCCACCGCACGTGCCTCCCCTCCGCCTCCTCTCGAAACCGACCACCGCCTCAACGTCGAGGAGTCCCTCTCCCCTCTCTCCGACCTCCTCGAAACCAACGCCGAGGCCCTCGCCGCGCTCAAGTCCCTCCTCCAGCAGAAGCTCGAGCTCGGCGAGGACGACGAGGCGCTCGCCATCCTCAAGCGCCTCATCGCCGCGCAGCCCGACGCCGCCGACTGGAAGTTCCTCGCGGCGCGCCTCACCGCGGAGACAGGCGACTCGGACTCCGCGCGCGGCTACTACGAGGAGGTCCTCGCCGCGAACCCGCTCTCTTTCGAGGCGCTCTTCGAGAACGCGCTGCTGATGGACCGGTGCGGCGAGGGGGAGGCCGCGATGCGGCGCCTCGAGGAGGCGCTGCGAGTGGCGGAGGAGGACAAGATGGCGAAGGAGGCCAGAGACGTAAAGCTCATCATGGCGCAGATCATGTTTCTTCAGAAAAACGTGGATGAAGCGTTAGTAATTTATAATCAGCTCACGAAAGAGGATCCTAGGGATTTCAGGCCTTATTTTTGTAGAGGCATGATTTATAGCTTGCTTGATAGGAATGAAGAAGCTAAGGAGCAGTTTGCAAAATACAGGGAATTGAGTCCAAAGAAGTTTGAGGTTGATGGGTATTTGAGAACCCCTTTGTCAAGGATGAAGCTGTTTAGCACTGATGAGAGTTga
- the LOC100786230 gene encoding uncharacterized protein At2g02148 isoform X1, which produces MNESHRSCLPLHSVEVDEDRASLDTNESSRTTSYDILTVEDVSPIEPARARFLQIVVDHFVEDRVIEMPDSEADCAGQDKMSKRRTSEIQYEGDPNFALPLMYMANMYESLVSDVNNRLASLNGIREKTIGVALEAAGGLYRKLAKKFPKKGPCTFKRRELATSMETRTRFPELVIQEEKRVRFVVVNGLRIVEKPNNVPIDDAEWFKRLTGRSEVAISANDYKFYSPRHKYRRGASISLSNIQDIPPQNQQQTPCKHHLQSLPHQPQLHPVLQNNQTMHQSQHAGPYSHNPQSGPSHLPEISHAHQPISISQHMTCLQPLTGGNVGGRLHMLPTTPAKFCDECGAPYLRETSKFCSECGSKRLGT; this is translated from the exons ATGAATGAATCGCATAGGAGCTGTTTGCCGCTTCACAGTGTGGAGGTAGACGAGGATCGCGCTAGTCTAGACACTAATGAGTCTTCTAGAACTACCTCTTATGATATCTTGACAGTTGAGG ATGTTTCGCCTATTGAACCGGCAAGGGCGAGATTTTTGCAAATTGTTGTGGATCATTTTGTTGAAGACCGTGTGATTGAGATGCCAGATTCTGAGGCTGATTGTGCCGGCCAAGACAAAATGAGTAAGAGGAGGACGAGTGAGATCCAGTATGAAGGAGACCCAAATTTCGCCCTGCCTTTGATGTATATGGCGAATATGTATGAAAGTTTAGTTAGTGATGTGAATAATAGGCTTGCTTCCTTGAATGGTATTCGGGAGAAGACAATAGGGGTAGCCCTTGAAGCTGCCGGTGGTTTGTATAGAAAACTGGCTAAGAAATTTCCTAAAAAGG GACCATGTACATTTAAGAGAAGAGAATTGGCTACTTCTATGGAAACGAGGACAAGGTTCCCAGAACTAGTTATACAAGAAGAGAAGCGTGTTCGCTTTGTGGTAGTTAATGGATTAAGAATTGTTGAAAAACCTAATAATGTGCCGATTGATGATGCTGAGTG GTTTAAGAGATTGACGGGTCGGAGTGAAGTTGCTATCTCAGCCAATGATTACAAATTTTACTCTCCAAGACACAAGTATAGGCGTGGTGCATCAATTTCACTTTCAAATATCCAAGATATCCCT CCACAAAATCAGCAGCAAACACCGTGCAAACATCACTTGCAGTCATTGCCACATCAACCTCAGCTTCATCCAGTTCTCCAGAACAATCAAACTATGCACCAAAGTCAGCATGCAGGGCCCTATTCTCATAACCCTCAAAGTGGTCCTTCACACCTACCTGAAATTTCTCATGCTCACCAGCCAATATCAATATCTCAACACATGACTTGCTTACAACCACTCACTGGTGGCAATGTTGGAGGACGCTTGCACATGCTG CCAACAACTCCTGCAAAGTTTTGTGATGAATGCGGGGCTCCATATCTGAGGGAAACATCCAAGTTCTGCTCCGAGTGCGGTTCGAAGAGATTAGGAACATAG